GTGGTATCTTCGACGGCCTCGATAACCCCATCGTTAGCGACGGCCACGGTTTTCAAATGACTCCCAGCCCGTTCGATCGCCTGATGATGGTAACTGTTTACTTCGATTTCCGCGCGGCCGGCCAGGCGGCCCACGATGCTGTCTTCGACGACGCGAACAGCATGATGTGCCGGAGGCTTGCCGTCATCATTATCGTGAGTCAGGGCCGGTCCGACAAGCGCTGGAATATCTTGAACCAGCGAGCCGCCGCGATAGACGTTCAAGCTTTGAACCCCGAAGCAGATGCCCAGAACCGGCATGTCTTTCTGTTGTTCGGCGAAATCGAGAATCGCAAAATCCGTCGAGTCACGCTCAGGATGGAGTTGGCCAAGCATCGCATGGGCCGCCGCGCCGTAAAGCTTTGGATCGATGTCCGTCGGACTGCCGGGCAGCAGGACGCCCTGCACGCGCTGCATGTACTCGCGAACGATGCCCGAATCGCTCACCGTTGGAATCATCAACGGCAAACCGCCGGCCCACAAGACCGCATCGAGATAGTGCCGGATCTGGCCGATGTACTCAGATTTTTCGTGGTAGCGAGTAGGAATTCCGATCCAGGGTTTTTCCATGATTGAATGTTGCCATGATTTCCCCGCGAACCCGGTCTGAAAGCTCAGCGACCGTGGTCCCTTGCGAGGGAATGGGCTCACCGACAATGACTTCGACGACTCCGCTGCGTACGTAATAAGTCTTCGGAACCAGGACGGCGCGCGATCCCCGCATTGTCACAGGCACAACCGGAGCTTCCGATTTCGTCGCCAGCATGAAGCCCCCGCCTTTGAACGGCTTGATGCTTCCATCCACACTCGTCCCGCCTTCCGGGAAGATCACCACCGAGGTGCCGTGACGGATCGCATCGGCTGCTTCACGGATGGATTTAACGGCGGCGCGCGGGTTCTCTCTGTCTATCGGCACATGCCCCGAGCGTCGCAAATGCCAGCCGAGAAATGGATAGCGGAATAATTGTTTCTTCGGAGTAAACCGGAATTGAAAAGGAAGCGCTGCCAGGATGATCGGGATATCCATGTGACTCTGATGGTTGCAGCACAGAACGTAGGGCGTACCCTGAATCAGGTTTTCCGCACCCGAAACCCGCAGCTGAACCCGGCAGGTCCAGAGAATCATCCGCGCCCAGATATTGGCGCAGGCATGCTGGATGCGGCCCTGCGCGTCGAAAAGGGAACTCACAAGCGATATCGTTCCCATGATGGCCGTGTACAGGAAAACCAGCGGTGCCGTGATCAGCAGCGACCGCGCGTAACCGACCTTCTCCCGAAAACGCATTGCAAATTAATGTAGCATGCTGCGCGCCTCGCCAATCAGGTACAGCGAACCGCAGATCAGGATCGTCGAGCCTTCGGGAGCGTGGCTTTTCGCGTAAGAAATCGCATCGCCTGGATCCGATCTGGCTTGAGAGCCCGGAACGAGCGCCTGCAGATCCACCGGATCTTTGGAGCGGCTGTTGTGAGGCTGCGTGAAAACGAACTGCCGCGCATGAGGCTTGAGGGCGGCGATCATCTCCTGATACTGCTTATCGGCCATAACTCCGAAAATGATCCACACACCCTCAGGATGGAACTCCCCGAGGAAGCGGGCGAGGGCGCGTGCGCCATCCGCGTTATGCGCGCCGTCCAGGAGGAAACGGCCGATGCGTTCGAGCCGGCCCGGCCAGGTTGCGCTGTTCACGCCGTGGACAATGTCCGCGCGCGCAATGCCCAGGCACTCTGCCGCACAAATGGCAACCGCAACATTCTCCATCTGATGACGGCCCAGCAGCCGCGGACGCAGATCCGGATATCGGCCGAAATCCAGATCCCCCGCCCGGATCAACCGCGCACCGGCCTTCTCGCGAACAGGTGGTAAATCCGCGGACGGCCCGGCGACAACGGGCTCCCGGACTTTAATGATTCCCGCCTTTTCGGCAGCGATCGCTTCGATGGTGTTGCCGAGGAATTCCTGGTGGTCCATTCCGATACTGGTAATGACCGACACCTCTTGCTCGACGATATTCGTCGCGTCCAGACGGCCGCCGAGTCCAACCTCCAGGACGGCAAAATCGACCCGGCCCTGAAAATAGAGAAATGCCATGGCGGTAACGATTTCAAAATATGTCGGTGGATAGAGCAAATTCCTTGCGGTTGCTGAAGCCGCCTTTACCTTCTCAAAAACGTCCTTCAAGTCATCGTCGGATATTTCGCGATCCCCGATACAAATACGCTCATTCAGCCGTACGAGGTGCGGTGACGTGTAAAATCCGGCCGTGGGCATCATCGAAGAGAGCAGCTTCGCGACGGAGCCCTTGCCGTTTGTACCCGCGATCAGAACGGAACGGAAAGACCTTTGCGGGTTGCCCAGAGCCGCGGCGAGGACGCGCATGTTGCCGAGGTCATAGCGAATCGAACGGTATTCGTTCGTTAGGGAATAGAGATAAGCGATGTCGGAGGATGTCACTGGTCTGAGCTCTGAGAGGTCAACATGGTGTGTGAGCGACCCCCTGCCGGCTTTTATTGATGCTTCACCCTATCGGGCTCGCGCTTCGCACGGCACGGCTGTCCCCCTGTATCAGGGGGACAGTAAACTCTCCCCCTGATAATACAGGGGGAGAGCCCGCGCAAGCGCGGGCAGGGGGTCGCTCACACACCATGCTACCGATATCACGACACCTTTTCTGCTTCGACAGGGACCTTGTACTTGCACGCTTCTTCGTTGCAGTAATGGACGACCCCTTCACGCTTTGTCGCCTTTTCGAGCAGGAAGGGCGCGCCGCACTCCGGACAAGGCTCGGGAACCGGCTTGTTCCACACGACGAAGTCGCAAGCGGGATATTTCAAGCAGCCGTAAAAAACCTTGCCGCGTTTCGACCGGCGCTCAATCAATTCGCCGCCGCACCCGGGTTTCGGACACGCGACGCCGACGGTCTTCGGCTTGATGTATTTGCACTTCGGATAGTTGCCGCACGAGATGAATTCGCCGAAACGGCCTTCCCGGAGCATCAGTTTCGCCTGGCCGCACTGCGGGCAGGTTTCATCCAGCGGGACGTCGGGCTTCTTCGCCCCCTTTCCGCCGCTCGCGATCTTCCGCGTGGTCTTGCATTCGGGATAGCCCGTGCACGCGAGGAATTGTCCGAACCGTCCGCGTTTCAGCGCCATTGGTTTGCCGCAGTTTTCACACGGCTCGGGCTCCGACGACTCCGTTGAACCCCCGCCTTCCTTTGGCGGTTCCTCGCTGGCAATCTCTTTCGTGTTTTTACACTCGGGATATCCCGAGCAGGCCATGAAGCGGCCGAACTGGCCCCACTTGATGACCATCGGACTTCCGCACTTCTCGCAGACCTCGTCGGTCGGGATCTCCTGTGTCTTGAGGTTCTCCATGTTCTTGGAAGCCTTTTTCAGATCCTTCTCGAACTTCTTGTAGAACTCGCCGAGGGCCTGAACCCAGGTCATCTTGCCTTCTTCGACTTCGTCGAGTTCCTCTTCCATCTTCGCCGTGTACTGGACGTCAAAGATGTCTTCGAAGTGTTTCACCAGCATGTCGGTGACGACAGTGCCGAGTTCCGTAGGCCTGAACTTGCCTTGATCTTTGGTGACGTATTCCCGGTCTTGAATCGTCGACAGGATCGTCGCATAGGTTGAGGGCCGGCCGATGCCCTTCTCTTCAAGGATTTTCACCAGCGAAGCTTCCGTATAGCGCGGCGGCGGCTCCGTAAAGTGCTGGCGCGGCATCAGGTCGAGGAGGCGAACTTTTTCACCCTGCTTTAACGGCGGCAGCGTGATGTTCTGTTCTTCGTCGCTGTCCAGCGGGTTCACGTTGGCATCTTCGTCGCGTGATTCTTCGTAAACGGCGAGGAATCCGTCGAACTTCATCACGCGGCCCGAAGCGCGGAACGTATAGTCCTTCGCGGAAATGTCGACGGCCGTCTGATCGTACACGGCCGGATTCATCTGCGACGCGACGAATCGCGTCCAGATCAACCGGTACAACTTCATCTCGTCTTCGGAAAGGTACTGTTTCAGATCATCCGGCTTGCGCCCGACGAAGGTCGGACGTATCGCTTCGTGTGCGTCCTGGGCGTCTTTCTTGCTCTTGTAGATGACGGGCTTCTCAGGAAGATATGGGCCGCCGTAAATGTCCGAAACGTAGGAACGCACCATCTGCATCGCGTCGTCGGAGATGCGCGTGGAATCGGTACGCATGTACGTGATCAAGCCGATGCGCCCTTCTTCTCCCTGTTCGATGCCTTCATACAGCCGCTGGGCCAGCATCATGGTCTTTTTCACGGTAAAGCGGAGGCGCCGGGCCGCGTCCTGTTGGAGCTTGCTGGTCGTAAAGGGCGGGACAGGATTGCGTTTCTTCTCCTTCGTAACGACGGATTCGACCAGAAAATCCGAATTCCGGACGATTTCCAGAACGTGATCGGCCTCCGCCTGATTCTTCACGTCAGCGGCCTTGCCCTTGAACTTTGCAAGTCTCGCTTCAAACTGGGGCGGTTCGTGGCCTTCGAGTTTGGCGATGATGGACCAGTATTCTTCGGGCGTGAACGCCTGAATTTCGCGCTCGCGCTCGACAATCAGCCGGAGCGCAACAGTCTGCACGCGGCCGGCGGAAATTCCGCGGCGGACTTTGTCCCACAGGAGCGGGCTGATTTGATAGCCCACGAGCCGGTCGAGGATGCGGCGCGCCTGTTGCGCATCGACGATGTGCTGATTGATGCGGCCTGGATTGTCCACGGCAGCACGGATCGCCTTCGGCGTAATCTCGTTAAACATCACGCGGAAGACTTCGGCCTTGCTGCCGTCGAGAATCTCTTTCAAATGCTGGCAGATCGCTTCACCCTCGCGGTCCGGGTCAGCCGCGAGCAGAATGCGGTCTGCAGATTTCGCCGCCGCGCGCAGGTCCTTGACTACTTTTTCCTTCCCGGGAATGACGTCATAGACGGGTTCGAAGTCATGTTCAAGGTCCACACCCAGCTTGCTCTTGGGCAGATCCTTGACGTGGCCCAGCGAGGCTTTCACCACGTAGTCCTTGCCGAGATATTTATTGATCGTGTTCGCTTTTGCGGGTGACTCCACGATAACCAGTGATTTTTTCGAAGGCATTTTGTTCAGTCGCTTTCGTCTATCTAATAAGTCGTGTGCGCAGAAAAAGCAACATGAGGTTTTTTTACAATCGCCGAATGTATTTCTTTCCAGGCAGTTGCCGGATGTGACCAGCCACCTCCAAGGCAAGCAGCGCACTATAAACATCGGACGTGGATAAAGGCAACTTTGAGAGCAGGCTGTCGATCGAAACAGCCTCCTGGGCCGACAGCGCCTTCCACACTTTTGCCTCGCTGCCTGCGAGCTGCGGCTCAGGCACAGCCTGCATCTGAGCGATCAGCGGCGCGAAAATTCTTTCCCGGATGGCGTGCGGCAACTCCTCGACAATATCCTGCCAGCTCGCGACCAGCTTGGCGCCCTGCCGGATCAGGGCGTGGGGCCCGAAACTCTGCGGCGACATGATGTTGCCCGGCACCGCGAAGATTTCCCGGCCCGCCTCGAGACCAAGCCGGACGGTGATGAGTGAGCCCGAATATTCGGCCGCTTCGACCACCGCGACTCCCAGCGACATCCCGGCAATAATCCGGTTCCGGATCGGAAAATTCTGAGGCGCGGGCGGCGTTCCCAACGGAAACTCCGAAATAAGCGCGCCATTTTTTTCCGCTAAATCGGCGAGTCCGCGATTTTCTTTCGGATAAACGAAGTCGAGACCGCTGCCAAAGACCGCATAGGTGACCCCCGCCCGCAATGCCCCTCGATGAGCCGCCGCATCGAGGCCGCGAGCCAGCCCCGACGTGACCGCAAGTCCTTTTGCCGCAAGATCTTCGGCTAGCCGTTCCGCGCAATTCAAGCCGTAGCCGGTCGGCCGCCGCGTACCCACAATCGCAACCTGCGGAAGCTCCGGATCCCATCTCTGACCGCGTATATAAAGGATGATCGGCGGATCGAAAATCTCCCGCAGCAGAGGCGGATAATCCGGATGCAGAATGTCGACGATCCGTACGCCCAGTTCTTCGGCGCGGCGCCATTCCTGCTCCGCCCGTTCTGCGGATTTCGTTGAAAATAAATCCTCGACAACCTCCCGGGGAATCCCCAATGCGTCCACTTCGCTCAAGGTGGCCGCAAAGATGCGCTCAGGTTCTCGAAAGTGTTTGATGAGCGCATTCGCGGAACGAAGGCCCAGGCCGCGGACAAGGAATATTCTTAGCGCTGCTTTTGTGCGATCGACATTATCCACGCCGCTGCTGGAGCAAGAGTTCGACCAAACCGGAATGTTATGACAGAATACGGCTTATTCTGATAAGGAGAAAGAATGTCGCGCAAATTACTATTCGCACTTTTACTGATTTCGACATTACTGGTTTCAACCGCATGGGCGCAGCATCCGGACGATGCGTTCG
The genomic region above belongs to Terriglobia bacterium and contains:
- a CDS encoding gamma-glutamyl-gamma-aminobutyrate hydrolase family protein — translated: MEKPWIGIPTRYHEKSEYIGQIRHYLDAVLWAGGLPLMIPTVSDSGIVREYMQRVQGVLLPGSPTDIDPKLYGAAAHAMLGQLHPERDSTDFAILDFAEQQKDMPVLGICFGVQSLNVYRGGSLVQDIPALVGPALTHDNDDGKPPAHHAVRVVEDSIVGRLAGRAEIEVNSYHHQAIERAGSHLKTVAVANDGVIEAVEDTTGRFIVGVQWHPERGWQNDPLSKALFSKFIEQARLRYN
- a CDS encoding lysophospholipid acyltransferase family protein, giving the protein MRFREKVGYARSLLITAPLVFLYTAIMGTISLVSSLFDAQGRIQHACANIWARMILWTCRVQLRVSGAENLIQGTPYVLCCNHQSHMDIPIILAALPFQFRFTPKKQLFRYPFLGWHLRRSGHVPIDRENPRAAVKSIREAADAIRHGTSVVIFPEGGTSVDGSIKPFKGGGFMLATKSEAPVVPVTMRGSRAVLVPKTYYVRSGVVEVIVGEPIPSQGTTVAELSDRVRGEIMATFNHGKTLDRNSYSLPRKI
- a CDS encoding folylpolyglutamate synthase/dihydrofolate synthase family protein encodes the protein MTSSDIAYLYSLTNEYRSIRYDLGNMRVLAAALGNPQRSFRSVLIAGTNGKGSVAKLLSSMMPTAGFYTSPHLVRLNERICIGDREISDDDLKDVFEKVKAASATARNLLYPPTYFEIVTAMAFLYFQGRVDFAVLEVGLGGRLDATNIVEQEVSVITSIGMDHQEFLGNTIEAIAAEKAGIIKVREPVVAGPSADLPPVREKAGARLIRAGDLDFGRYPDLRPRLLGRHQMENVAVAICAAECLGIARADIVHGVNSATWPGRLERIGRFLLDGAHNADGARALARFLGEFHPEGVWIIFGVMADKQYQEMIAALKPHARQFVFTQPHNSRSKDPVDLQALVPGSQARSDPGDAISYAKSHAPEGSTILICGSLYLIGEARSMLH
- the topA gene encoding type I DNA topoisomerase — protein: MPSKKSLVIVESPAKANTINKYLGKDYVVKASLGHVKDLPKSKLGVDLEHDFEPVYDVIPGKEKVVKDLRAAAKSADRILLAADPDREGEAICQHLKEILDGSKAEVFRVMFNEITPKAIRAAVDNPGRINQHIVDAQQARRILDRLVGYQISPLLWDKVRRGISAGRVQTVALRLIVEREREIQAFTPEEYWSIIAKLEGHEPPQFEARLAKFKGKAADVKNQAEADHVLEIVRNSDFLVESVVTKEKKRNPVPPFTTSKLQQDAARRLRFTVKKTMMLAQRLYEGIEQGEEGRIGLITYMRTDSTRISDDAMQMVRSYVSDIYGGPYLPEKPVIYKSKKDAQDAHEAIRPTFVGRKPDDLKQYLSEDEMKLYRLIWTRFVASQMNPAVYDQTAVDISAKDYTFRASGRVMKFDGFLAVYEESRDEDANVNPLDSDEEQNITLPPLKQGEKVRLLDLMPRQHFTEPPPRYTEASLVKILEEKGIGRPSTYATILSTIQDREYVTKDQGKFRPTELGTVVTDMLVKHFEDIFDVQYTAKMEEELDEVEEGKMTWVQALGEFYKKFEKDLKKASKNMENLKTQEIPTDEVCEKCGSPMVIKWGQFGRFMACSGYPECKNTKEIASEEPPKEGGGSTESSEPEPCENCGKPMALKRGRFGQFLACTGYPECKTTRKIASGGKGAKKPDVPLDETCPQCGQAKLMLREGRFGEFISCGNYPKCKYIKPKTVGVACPKPGCGGELIERRSKRGKVFYGCLKYPACDFVVWNKPVPEPCPECGAPFLLEKATKREGVVHYCNEEACKYKVPVEAEKVS
- the dprA gene encoding DNA-processing protein DprA, producing the protein MDNVDRTKAALRIFLVRGLGLRSANALIKHFREPERIFAATLSEVDALGIPREVVEDLFSTKSAERAEQEWRRAEELGVRIVDILHPDYPPLLREIFDPPIILYIRGQRWDPELPQVAIVGTRRPTGYGLNCAERLAEDLAAKGLAVTSGLARGLDAAAHRGALRAGVTYAVFGSGLDFVYPKENRGLADLAEKNGALISEFPLGTPPAPQNFPIRNRIIAGMSLGVAVVEAAEYSGSLITVRLGLEAGREIFAVPGNIMSPQSFGPHALIRQGAKLVASWQDIVEELPHAIRERIFAPLIAQMQAVPEPQLAGSEAKVWKALSAQEAVSIDSLLSKLPLSTSDVYSALLALEVAGHIRQLPGKKYIRRL